In a single window of the Colius striatus isolate bColStr4 chromosome 21, bColStr4.1.hap1, whole genome shotgun sequence genome:
- the PRDM2 gene encoding PR domain zinc finger protein 2 isoform X2, translating to MNQNTTESTVAVETLDDVPEHVLRGLPEDVRLFPSAVDKTRLGVWATKSILKGKKFGPFVGDKKKRSQVKSNVYMWEVYYPNLGWMCVDATDPEKGNWLRYINWARSGKEQNLFPLEINRTIYYKSLKPIAPGEELLVWYNGEDDPEIAAAIEEERASARSRRHSPKAKKGKKKTQEGKNKGKKAADTKQKKADLDSTSADMKDSKEGHKEEDETPTVSAVLSLEQTAVIQEMVNQDVLPKLMIPSPTSEPQMVTEDKQGEAINCASDDLDDDEDEEDDEDEEDDDEEIEDINMPKEDAEMPLICEEKLDSMEEQKSTSEESPESSPKKKVVMKIPKVRGESNGDVQETFMFPCQHCERKFTTKQGLERHMHIHISTINHAFKCRYCGKAFGTQINRRRHERRHEAGPKRKPFLTLTSSQHLENIADNQLIVDDGLKDDLNVSSLVQDSVVLDSEKVAQEVSNSAFAEENKEPKELHPCKYCKKVFGTHTNMRRHQRRVHERHLIPKGVRRKGFFTEEPPLQTEQAPPVQSVYIASTEIEEEGEVDDVYIMDISSNISENLNYYIDGKIQSNSSTSNCDVIQMESNSADLYGLNCIISPVTVEISPNLKVTQTHVSEPPKEPSSSGSNESKKRRTASPPLIPKIKTEIDPEPITPTSSLNLPLSISTESLPFHKEKGVYLSSKLKQLLQTQDSKITPSGEISKLGPSVTSSPILPPVSSRFKRRTSSPPSSPQHSPVLRDFVKSGEGKTVWNDNIRSSKMPKLESHGNSPAWSLTGREEKETLSPLCFEDYKVSKDWTAAPAFGSVCNQQPLDLSSGVKQRSDVKNKNQVPWESVLDLSVHKKPGSDAEVREYKENSIQPTCSGSKKKKPTTCMLQKVLLNEYNGTEADTDSTLDVNSSASPSKSLEPQAEPDMDPSPSASSSVDTQPLSSSVSPMPQASAAPSVCQLPPLLTPTNPPSPPPCPPVLTVATSPPPLLPTMPLPIPDVSASATNTSSCPSPLSNTTTQSPLPVLSPTVSPSPSPVPSGEPLISAASPGPPTLSSSSSSSSSSSFSSSSSSSSPSPPPLSVVSSVVSSADNLENTLPVIKQEEAESEQQKTREDAHTSNESGVVQETFNKSFVCNVCESPFLSIKDLTKHLSIHAEEWPFKCEFCVQLFRDKTDLSEHRFLLHGVGNIFVCSVCKKEFAFLCNLQQHQRDLHPDKECTHHEFESGTLRPQNFTDPSKANVEHMQSLPEDSLEPSKEEEDEDLNDSSEELYTTIKIMASGVKSKDPDVRMGLNQHYPSFKPPPFQYHHRNPMGIGVTATNFTTHNIPQTFTTAIRCTKCGKSVDNMPELHKHILACASASDKKRYTPKKNPVPLKQTVQPKNGMVVIAGPGKNAFRRMGQPKRLNFNVEISKMSSNKLKISALKKKNQLVQKAILQKKKSAQQKAEFKNNPSESDPHICPYCNREFTYIGSLNKHASYSCPKKPISPSSKKNASKKSASSSPASSEKGSSQRRRTADAEIKMQGMQPHLGKTRARTSGPAQIQLPSASFKSKQNVKFVPSIRSKKPNSSSSLRNSSPVRVSKMSHVDGKKTKVVAKNSSSGISSKASRKLHVRIQRNNKAVLPSKSAVASKKKADRFTVKSRERIGGPITRSLQQAANAEAAENKRDESSTKQELKDFRNLP from the exons CCAATCGCGCCCGGCGAGGAGCTGTTGGTGTGGTACAATGGGGAGGACGACCCGGAGATAGCCGCCGCTATTGAGGAAGAGCGAGCCAGCGCCCGGAGCCGGCGGCACTCCCCGAAAGCCAAGAAAG gaaagaaaaagactcaggaaggtaaaaataaaggaaagaaggcagcagATACTAAACAGAAAAAGGCTGATTTGGATTCTACTTCTGCAGATATGAAGGATTCTAAGGAGG GTCATAAAGAGGAAGATGAAACACCTACTGTTTCTGCTGTCCTATCCCTGGAGCAAACAGCGGTGATTCAGGAAATGGTAAATCAAGATGTACTTCCAAAGCTGATGATCCCCAGTCCTACCAGTGAACCACAAATGGTAACTGAAGACAAACAAggagaagcaataaactgtgcTTCAGATGATTTAGATGATGATGAAGATGAGGAGGAtgatgaagatgaggaagatgatgatgaGGAGATAGAAGATATCAATATGCCTAAAGAAGATGCTGAGATGCCTTTGATATGTGAAGAAAAGTTAGACTCTATGGAAGAGCAAAAGAGTACCTCAGAAGAATCTCCAGAAAGCTCCCCAAAGAAAAAAGTTGTCATGAAAATTCCAAAGGTGAGAGGTGAATCAAATGGTGACGTTCAGGAAACGTTCATGTTTCCCTGTCAGCATTGCGAGAGGAAGTTTACAACAAAGCAAGGACTTGAACGCCACATGCACATCCATATATCTACCATCAACCACGCTTTCAAGTGTCGGTACTGTGGGAAAGCCTTTGGTACTCAAATTAACAGGCGAAGACATGAGCGACGGCATGAGGCCGGGCCAAAAAGGAAACCGTTCTTAACACTAACGTCATCACAACACTTGGAAAACATTGCTGATAACCAGCTTATTGTAGATGATGGTCTTAAGGATGACCTGAATGTTTCCAGTCTTGTGCAAGACTCGGTTGTCTTGGATTCTGAGAAGGTTGCCCAAGAAGTGTCCAACTCCGCTTTTGCTGAGGAAAATAAGGAGCCCAAAGAATTGCATCCATGCAAATACTGCAAAAAGGTTTTTGGAACTCACACCAACATGCGAAGGCATCAGCGTAGGGTTCATGAGCGTCATCTTATCCCCAAAGGGGTCAGGAGAAAAGGATTCTTTACTGAAGAGCCACCACTTCAGACAGAGCAGGCCCCACCAGTCCAGAGTGTGTATATAGCAAGTACAGAAATAGAAGAGGAAGGTGAAGTAGATGATGTCTATATTATGGATATTTCCAGCAATATCTCTGAAAACTTAAATTATTACATTGACGGTAAAATTCAGTCCAACAGCAGCACTAGCAATTGTGATGTGATTCAGATGGAGTCCAACTCTGCAGACTTGTATGGACTGAACTGTATAATCAGTCCGGTCACAGTGGAAATTTCCCCCAATTTAAAGGTTACACAGACTCATGTGAGTGAACCTCCCAAGGAACCCTCTAGCAGTGGGAGCAATGAATCCAAAAAGAGGAGAACTGCCAGCCCTCCTCTTAtaccaaaaataaaaactgaaatagaCCCAGAACCTATAACTCCTACTAGTTCTTTAAATCTTCCTCTTAGCATTTCAACAGAAAGCTTAccttttcataaagaaaaaggTGTTTATTTGTCATCAAAATTAAAACAGCTTCTTCAGACACAGGACAGTAAGATAACTCCATCAGGTGAAATCTCTAAACTAGGACCTTCTGTTACATCATCACCTATTTTGCCTCCAGTATCCAGCAGATTTAAAAGAAGGACCAGCTCTCCTCCCAGTTCTCCACAGCACAGTCCAGTACTTCGAGACTTTGTCAAATCAGGTGAGGGAAAAACTGTGTGGAATGATAATATTCGGAGTTCAAAAATGCCAAAGTTAGAAAGCCATGGCAATTCACCTGCTTGGAGCTTGActggaagggaggaaaaagagactTTGAGCCCTCTTTGCTTTGAAGACTATAAAGTATCAAAAGACTGGACAGCAGCTCCGGCTTTTGGCAGTGTGTGCAACCAGCAGCCACTGGATTTATCTAGTGGTGTGAAACAAAGGTCTGATGTCAAAAATAAGAATCAAGTTCCCTGGGAATCTGTTTTAGATTTGAGTGTGCATAAGAAGCCTGGCAGTGATGCTGAAGTTAGGGAATATAAAGAAAATTCCATACAACCAACTTGTAGTGGCAGTAAGAAGAAGAAGCCGACCACTTGCATGTTACAGAAGGTTCTGTTGAATGAGTACAATGGAACGGAggcagacacagacagcacacTGGATGTGAACAGTAGCGCGAGCCCAAGCAAATCCCTGGAGCCTCAGGCAGAACCCGACATGGATCCTAGTCCATCTGCATCGTCTTCAGTTGACACACAGCCCCTTAGTTCCTCTGTTTCCCCCATGCCACAGGCATCTGCTGCACCTTCCGTGTGCCAGCTGCCTCCTTTGCTAACACCAACCAACCCACCTTCCCCGCCACCCTGCCCGCCTGTGTTAACGGTTGCTACGtcacctcctccccttcttcCAACCATGCCATTACCGATTCCAGATGTCTCTGCCAGTGCCACTAACACTTCTTCTTGTCCATCACCACTTTCTAACACTACTACTCAGTCCCCACTACCAGTTCTTTCACCTACAGTTtctccttctccatctcctGTTCCTTCTGGTGAACCTCTTATTTCTGCTGCTTCACCTGGTCCTCCTAcactctcttcctcctcttcttcctcctcttcctcttctttctcctcctcttcatcctcttcATCTCCATCTCCACCTCCCCTTTCTGTAGTTTCTTCTGTTGTTTCCTCTGCTGATAATCTTGAAAATACTCTCCCTGTGataaaacaggaagaagctgaaagtgagcaacagaaaacaagagaagatGCTCATACTTCAAATGAATCCGGAGTAGTGCAGGAAACATTCAACAAAAGCTTTGTGTGCAATGTCTGTGAGtcaccttttctttccattaaagACCTAACGAAGCATTTATCCATTCATGCTGAGGAATGGCCCTTCAAATGTGAATTCTGTGTACAGCTTTTTAGGGATAAAACAGACTTGTCAGAGCATCGCTTTCTGCTTCATGGAGTAGGAAATATCTTTGTTTGCTCAGTCTGTAAAAAGGAATTTGCTTTTTTGTGCAATTTGCAACAGCACCAGCGGGATCTCCATCCAGACAAAGAATGCACACACCATGAGTTTGAAAGTGGGACTTTAAGACCCCAGAATTTTACTGACCCCAGTAAGGCAAATGTGGAGCACATGCAGAGCCTGCCAGAAGATTCTCTGGAACCTTCtaaagaggaggaagatgaggatCTAAATGATTCCTCTGAAGAGCTTTATACTACTATAAAAATAATGGCTTCTGGAGTCAAATCTAAAGATCCAGATGTTCGTATGGGCCTCAATCAACACTACCCAAGCTTTAAACCACCTCCATTTCAGTATCACCATCGTAATCCTATGGGTATTGGAGTTACTGCCACAAACTTCACCACCCACAATATTCCACAGACTTTTACTACTGCCATTCGATGCACAAAGTGCGGGAAGAGCGTCGACAACATGCCAGAGTTACACAAACACATACTGGCTTGTGCATCTGCCAGTGATAAAAAGAGATACACacctaaaaaaaatccagtaccACTGAAACAGACAGTGCAGCCTAAGAATGGCATGGTGGTTATAGCCGGCCCTGGCAAGAATGCCTTCAGACGGATGGGTCAGCCTAAAAGACTGAATTTCAACGTTGAGATTAGCAAAATGTCTTcaaataaactcaaaataagtgcattgaaaaagaaaaaccagctTGTCCAGAAAGCTAtcttgcaaaaaaagaaatctgccCAGCAGAAGGCAGAGTTCAAAAACAACCCCTCCGAGTCAGACCCTCACATCTGCCCCTACTGTAACAGAGAGTTTACTTACATTGGAAGTCTGAACAAACACGCGTCATACAGCTGTCCCAAAAAACCAATCTCTCCCTCCTCTAAAAAGAATGCTTCAAAAAAAAGTGCGAGCTCTTCACCTGCAAGCAGTGAAAAAGGCAGCAGCCAGCGCAGGCGGACAGCAGATGCAGAAATCAAAATGCAGGGCATGCAGCCTCACTTGGGCAAGACAAGAGCCCGAACCTCAGGACCTGCCCAGATCCAGCTTCCCTCTGCATCCTTCAAATCGAAACAAAACGTGAAATTTGTACCTTCCATCCGATCTAAAAAGCCAAATTCGTCTTCATCACTGAGGAACTCTAGTCCTGTAAGGGTGTCCAAAATGTCCCACGTGGATGGGAAAAAGACTAAGGTGGTCGCCAAGAACAGTTCCTCTGGAATCTCAAGCAAAGCGTCCCGGAAATTGCACGTCAGAATACAAAGGAATAATAAAGCTGTTTTGCCAAGCAAGTCTGCTGTGGCAAGTAAGAAAAAGGCAGACAGATTCACTGTAAAGTCTAGAGAGAGGATTGGAGGACCTATCACAAGAAGCCTGCAGCAGGCGGCAAACGCAGAGGCggcagaaaacaaaagagatgaAAGCAGTACAAAGCAAGAGCTAAAAGATTTCAG gaATCTCccgtaa
- the PRDM2 gene encoding PR domain zinc finger protein 2 isoform X1 codes for MNQNTTESTVAVETLDDVPEHVLRGLPEDVRLFPSAVDKTRLGVWATKSILKGKKFGPFVGDKKKRSQVKSNVYMWEVYYPNLGWMCVDATDPEKGNWLRYINWARSGKEQNLFPLEINRTIYYKSLKPIAPGEELLVWYNGEDDPEIAAAIEEERASARSRRHSPKAKKGKKKTQEGKNKGKKAADTKQKKADLDSTSADMKDSKEGHKEEDETPTVSAVLSLEQTAVIQEMVNQDVLPKLMIPSPTSEPQMVTEDKQGEAINCASDDLDDDEDEEDDEDEEDDDEEIEDINMPKEDAEMPLICEEKLDSMEEQKSTSEESPESSPKKKVVMKIPKVRGESNGDVQETFMFPCQHCERKFTTKQGLERHMHIHISTINHAFKCRYCGKAFGTQINRRRHERRHEAGPKRKPFLTLTSSQHLENIADNQLIVDDGLKDDLNVSSLVQDSVVLDSEKVAQEVSNSAFAEENKEPKELHPCKYCKKVFGTHTNMRRHQRRVHERHLIPKGVRRKGFFTEEPPLQTEQAPPVQSVYIASTEIEEEGEVDDVYIMDISSNISENLNYYIDGKIQSNSSTSNCDVIQMESNSADLYGLNCIISPVTVEISPNLKVTQTHVSEPPKEPSSSGSNESKKRRTASPPLIPKIKTEIDPEPITPTSSLNLPLSISTESLPFHKEKGVYLSSKLKQLLQTQDSKITPSGEISKLGPSVTSSPILPPVSSRFKRRTSSPPSSPQHSPVLRDFVKSGEGKTVWNDNIRSSKMPKLESHGNSPAWSLTGREEKETLSPLCFEDYKVSKDWTAAPAFGSVCNQQPLDLSSGVKQRSDVKNKNQVPWESVLDLSVHKKPGSDAEVREYKENSIQPTCSGSKKKKPTTCMLQKVLLNEYNGTEADTDSTLDVNSSASPSKSLEPQAEPDMDPSPSASSSVDTQPLSSSVSPMPQASAAPSVCQLPPLLTPTNPPSPPPCPPVLTVATSPPPLLPTMPLPIPDVSASATNTSSCPSPLSNTTTQSPLPVLSPTVSPSPSPVPSGEPLISAASPGPPTLSSSSSSSSSSSFSSSSSSSSPSPPPLSVVSSVVSSADNLENTLPVIKQEEAESEQQKTREDAHTSNESGVVQETFNKSFVCNVCESPFLSIKDLTKHLSIHAEEWPFKCEFCVQLFRDKTDLSEHRFLLHGVGNIFVCSVCKKEFAFLCNLQQHQRDLHPDKECTHHEFESGTLRPQNFTDPSKANVEHMQSLPEDSLEPSKEEEDEDLNDSSEELYTTIKIMASGVKSKDPDVRMGLNQHYPSFKPPPFQYHHRNPMGIGVTATNFTTHNIPQTFTTAIRCTKCGKSVDNMPELHKHILACASASDKKRYTPKKNPVPLKQTVQPKNGMVVIAGPGKNAFRRMGQPKRLNFNVEISKMSSNKLKISALKKKNQLVQKAILQKKKSAQQKAEFKNNPSESDPHICPYCNREFTYIGSLNKHASYSCPKKPISPSSKKNASKKSASSSPASSEKGSSQRRRTADAEIKMQGMQPHLGKTRARTSGPAQIQLPSASFKSKQNVKFVPSIRSKKPNSSSSLRNSSPVRVSKMSHVDGKKTKVVAKNSSSGISSKASRKLHVRIQRNNKAVLPSKSAVASKKKADRFTVKSRERIGGPITRSLQQAANAEAAENKRDESSTKQELKDFSYRLRMASRCPSSSSHNSSTRQGKKSNCTATHFLKE; via the exons CCAATCGCGCCCGGCGAGGAGCTGTTGGTGTGGTACAATGGGGAGGACGACCCGGAGATAGCCGCCGCTATTGAGGAAGAGCGAGCCAGCGCCCGGAGCCGGCGGCACTCCCCGAAAGCCAAGAAAG gaaagaaaaagactcaggaaggtaaaaataaaggaaagaaggcagcagATACTAAACAGAAAAAGGCTGATTTGGATTCTACTTCTGCAGATATGAAGGATTCTAAGGAGG GTCATAAAGAGGAAGATGAAACACCTACTGTTTCTGCTGTCCTATCCCTGGAGCAAACAGCGGTGATTCAGGAAATGGTAAATCAAGATGTACTTCCAAAGCTGATGATCCCCAGTCCTACCAGTGAACCACAAATGGTAACTGAAGACAAACAAggagaagcaataaactgtgcTTCAGATGATTTAGATGATGATGAAGATGAGGAGGAtgatgaagatgaggaagatgatgatgaGGAGATAGAAGATATCAATATGCCTAAAGAAGATGCTGAGATGCCTTTGATATGTGAAGAAAAGTTAGACTCTATGGAAGAGCAAAAGAGTACCTCAGAAGAATCTCCAGAAAGCTCCCCAAAGAAAAAAGTTGTCATGAAAATTCCAAAGGTGAGAGGTGAATCAAATGGTGACGTTCAGGAAACGTTCATGTTTCCCTGTCAGCATTGCGAGAGGAAGTTTACAACAAAGCAAGGACTTGAACGCCACATGCACATCCATATATCTACCATCAACCACGCTTTCAAGTGTCGGTACTGTGGGAAAGCCTTTGGTACTCAAATTAACAGGCGAAGACATGAGCGACGGCATGAGGCCGGGCCAAAAAGGAAACCGTTCTTAACACTAACGTCATCACAACACTTGGAAAACATTGCTGATAACCAGCTTATTGTAGATGATGGTCTTAAGGATGACCTGAATGTTTCCAGTCTTGTGCAAGACTCGGTTGTCTTGGATTCTGAGAAGGTTGCCCAAGAAGTGTCCAACTCCGCTTTTGCTGAGGAAAATAAGGAGCCCAAAGAATTGCATCCATGCAAATACTGCAAAAAGGTTTTTGGAACTCACACCAACATGCGAAGGCATCAGCGTAGGGTTCATGAGCGTCATCTTATCCCCAAAGGGGTCAGGAGAAAAGGATTCTTTACTGAAGAGCCACCACTTCAGACAGAGCAGGCCCCACCAGTCCAGAGTGTGTATATAGCAAGTACAGAAATAGAAGAGGAAGGTGAAGTAGATGATGTCTATATTATGGATATTTCCAGCAATATCTCTGAAAACTTAAATTATTACATTGACGGTAAAATTCAGTCCAACAGCAGCACTAGCAATTGTGATGTGATTCAGATGGAGTCCAACTCTGCAGACTTGTATGGACTGAACTGTATAATCAGTCCGGTCACAGTGGAAATTTCCCCCAATTTAAAGGTTACACAGACTCATGTGAGTGAACCTCCCAAGGAACCCTCTAGCAGTGGGAGCAATGAATCCAAAAAGAGGAGAACTGCCAGCCCTCCTCTTAtaccaaaaataaaaactgaaatagaCCCAGAACCTATAACTCCTACTAGTTCTTTAAATCTTCCTCTTAGCATTTCAACAGAAAGCTTAccttttcataaagaaaaaggTGTTTATTTGTCATCAAAATTAAAACAGCTTCTTCAGACACAGGACAGTAAGATAACTCCATCAGGTGAAATCTCTAAACTAGGACCTTCTGTTACATCATCACCTATTTTGCCTCCAGTATCCAGCAGATTTAAAAGAAGGACCAGCTCTCCTCCCAGTTCTCCACAGCACAGTCCAGTACTTCGAGACTTTGTCAAATCAGGTGAGGGAAAAACTGTGTGGAATGATAATATTCGGAGTTCAAAAATGCCAAAGTTAGAAAGCCATGGCAATTCACCTGCTTGGAGCTTGActggaagggaggaaaaagagactTTGAGCCCTCTTTGCTTTGAAGACTATAAAGTATCAAAAGACTGGACAGCAGCTCCGGCTTTTGGCAGTGTGTGCAACCAGCAGCCACTGGATTTATCTAGTGGTGTGAAACAAAGGTCTGATGTCAAAAATAAGAATCAAGTTCCCTGGGAATCTGTTTTAGATTTGAGTGTGCATAAGAAGCCTGGCAGTGATGCTGAAGTTAGGGAATATAAAGAAAATTCCATACAACCAACTTGTAGTGGCAGTAAGAAGAAGAAGCCGACCACTTGCATGTTACAGAAGGTTCTGTTGAATGAGTACAATGGAACGGAggcagacacagacagcacacTGGATGTGAACAGTAGCGCGAGCCCAAGCAAATCCCTGGAGCCTCAGGCAGAACCCGACATGGATCCTAGTCCATCTGCATCGTCTTCAGTTGACACACAGCCCCTTAGTTCCTCTGTTTCCCCCATGCCACAGGCATCTGCTGCACCTTCCGTGTGCCAGCTGCCTCCTTTGCTAACACCAACCAACCCACCTTCCCCGCCACCCTGCCCGCCTGTGTTAACGGTTGCTACGtcacctcctccccttcttcCAACCATGCCATTACCGATTCCAGATGTCTCTGCCAGTGCCACTAACACTTCTTCTTGTCCATCACCACTTTCTAACACTACTACTCAGTCCCCACTACCAGTTCTTTCACCTACAGTTtctccttctccatctcctGTTCCTTCTGGTGAACCTCTTATTTCTGCTGCTTCACCTGGTCCTCCTAcactctcttcctcctcttcttcctcctcttcctcttctttctcctcctcttcatcctcttcATCTCCATCTCCACCTCCCCTTTCTGTAGTTTCTTCTGTTGTTTCCTCTGCTGATAATCTTGAAAATACTCTCCCTGTGataaaacaggaagaagctgaaagtgagcaacagaaaacaagagaagatGCTCATACTTCAAATGAATCCGGAGTAGTGCAGGAAACATTCAACAAAAGCTTTGTGTGCAATGTCTGTGAGtcaccttttctttccattaaagACCTAACGAAGCATTTATCCATTCATGCTGAGGAATGGCCCTTCAAATGTGAATTCTGTGTACAGCTTTTTAGGGATAAAACAGACTTGTCAGAGCATCGCTTTCTGCTTCATGGAGTAGGAAATATCTTTGTTTGCTCAGTCTGTAAAAAGGAATTTGCTTTTTTGTGCAATTTGCAACAGCACCAGCGGGATCTCCATCCAGACAAAGAATGCACACACCATGAGTTTGAAAGTGGGACTTTAAGACCCCAGAATTTTACTGACCCCAGTAAGGCAAATGTGGAGCACATGCAGAGCCTGCCAGAAGATTCTCTGGAACCTTCtaaagaggaggaagatgaggatCTAAATGATTCCTCTGAAGAGCTTTATACTACTATAAAAATAATGGCTTCTGGAGTCAAATCTAAAGATCCAGATGTTCGTATGGGCCTCAATCAACACTACCCAAGCTTTAAACCACCTCCATTTCAGTATCACCATCGTAATCCTATGGGTATTGGAGTTACTGCCACAAACTTCACCACCCACAATATTCCACAGACTTTTACTACTGCCATTCGATGCACAAAGTGCGGGAAGAGCGTCGACAACATGCCAGAGTTACACAAACACATACTGGCTTGTGCATCTGCCAGTGATAAAAAGAGATACACacctaaaaaaaatccagtaccACTGAAACAGACAGTGCAGCCTAAGAATGGCATGGTGGTTATAGCCGGCCCTGGCAAGAATGCCTTCAGACGGATGGGTCAGCCTAAAAGACTGAATTTCAACGTTGAGATTAGCAAAATGTCTTcaaataaactcaaaataagtgcattgaaaaagaaaaaccagctTGTCCAGAAAGCTAtcttgcaaaaaaagaaatctgccCAGCAGAAGGCAGAGTTCAAAAACAACCCCTCCGAGTCAGACCCTCACATCTGCCCCTACTGTAACAGAGAGTTTACTTACATTGGAAGTCTGAACAAACACGCGTCATACAGCTGTCCCAAAAAACCAATCTCTCCCTCCTCTAAAAAGAATGCTTCAAAAAAAAGTGCGAGCTCTTCACCTGCAAGCAGTGAAAAAGGCAGCAGCCAGCGCAGGCGGACAGCAGATGCAGAAATCAAAATGCAGGGCATGCAGCCTCACTTGGGCAAGACAAGAGCCCGAACCTCAGGACCTGCCCAGATCCAGCTTCCCTCTGCATCCTTCAAATCGAAACAAAACGTGAAATTTGTACCTTCCATCCGATCTAAAAAGCCAAATTCGTCTTCATCACTGAGGAACTCTAGTCCTGTAAGGGTGTCCAAAATGTCCCACGTGGATGGGAAAAAGACTAAGGTGGTCGCCAAGAACAGTTCCTCTGGAATCTCAAGCAAAGCGTCCCGGAAATTGCACGTCAGAATACAAAGGAATAATAAAGCTGTTTTGCCAAGCAAGTCTGCTGTGGCAAGTAAGAAAAAGGCAGACAGATTCACTGTAAAGTCTAGAGAGAGGATTGGAGGACCTATCACAAGAAGCCTGCAGCAGGCGGCAAACGCAGAGGCggcagaaaacaaaagagatgaAAGCAGTACAAAGCAAGAGCTAAAAGATTTCAG